The following are encoded together in the Rhizobium tumorigenes genome:
- a CDS encoding GNAT family N-acetyltransferase, producing MLSDIYLKARRATFTWVDPARFLLEDFATHSKGESIFVCEDAGGTIAGFIAILNADAFIHMLYISAGWQGAGAGTALLQALPGWPRRRYRLKCLVKNKAARRFYEQRGFVVTGLGTSAEGDYNDMVFRPVTDWNL from the coding sequence ATGCTTTCAGACATCTACCTGAAGGCTCGGCGCGCGACATTTACCTGGGTCGATCCCGCCCGCTTCCTCCTCGAAGACTTTGCCACTCACTCGAAGGGCGAAAGCATTTTCGTCTGCGAGGATGCCGGTGGGACGATTGCAGGGTTTATCGCTATTCTAAATGCGGACGCGTTCATCCACATGCTCTACATCAGCGCGGGATGGCAGGGCGCCGGAGCGGGAACGGCCTTGCTGCAGGCATTGCCCGGATGGCCACGGCGACGTTACCGCCTGAAATGCCTGGTGAAGAACAAGGCTGCGCGGAGATTCTACGAGCAAAGAGGGTTTGTCGTGACCGGCCTCGGGACATCCGCCGAGGGCGACTACAACGACATGGTGTTCAGGCCGGTTACAGACTGGAATTTGTAA
- the lptB gene encoding LPS export ABC transporter ATP-binding protein — protein sequence MTTNFGTSEPSASMQPPAGDKVRYQGTLIARGLTKTYRTRRVVNGVSLVVRRGEAVGLLGPNGAGKTTCFYMITGLVPVDEGTIEIDGNDVTTMPMYRRSRLGVGYLPQEASIFRGLSVEENIRAVLEVHIKSKDERESKLDDLLEEFHIRNLRTMPAIALSGGERRRLEIARAVATDPTFMLLDEPFAGVDPISVSDIQNLVHHLTARGIGVLITDHNVRETLGLIDRAYIIHAGEVLTHGRAHDIVNNPEVRRLYLGDNFSL from the coding sequence ATGACCACTAACTTCGGCACTTCCGAGCCGTCCGCTTCGATGCAACCTCCTGCCGGCGACAAGGTCCGCTATCAGGGTACGCTGATAGCCCGCGGACTGACCAAGACATACCGGACGCGGCGTGTCGTCAATGGCGTATCGCTCGTCGTCCGGCGCGGAGAGGCTGTTGGCCTGCTCGGCCCGAACGGGGCCGGCAAGACAACCTGTTTCTACATGATCACCGGACTGGTTCCGGTCGATGAAGGTACCATCGAAATCGACGGCAACGATGTGACAACGATGCCGATGTACCGCCGCTCGCGGCTCGGCGTCGGCTATCTGCCGCAGGAAGCCTCGATTTTTCGCGGCCTGAGCGTCGAGGAAAACATCCGCGCGGTGCTTGAAGTCCATATCAAGAGCAAGGATGAGCGCGAAAGCAAGCTCGACGACCTGCTCGAGGAATTCCACATTCGCAACCTGCGCACCATGCCGGCCATAGCCCTTTCCGGGGGTGAACGCAGGCGCCTGGAAATTGCCCGCGCTGTCGCCACCGACCCGACGTTTATGCTGCTCGACGAGCCTTTCGCAGGCGTCGATCCAATCTCCGTTTCGGACATCCAGAACCTGGTGCACCATCTAACGGCGCGCGGCATCGGCGTCCTGATCACCGACCATAACGTCCGCGAAACGCTGGGACTTATCGACCGCGCCTACATCATCCACGCGGGAGAAGTGCTGACGCATGGACGAGCCCACGATATCGTTAATAATCCCGAGGTTCGCCGGCTCTACCTTGGCGACAATTTCAGCCTCTGA
- a CDS encoding TrmH family RNA methyltransferase → MNDDFRDAGARRVGQVKEVTSLANPIIKDIKALTDKKARQETGTFMAEGLKLVIDAIELGWTIRTLVYAKAAKGKPLVDKMAARTVASGGLVLEVNEKVLSSITRRDNPQMVVGIFDQRWRALKDIRPKAGETYVALDRVRDPGNLGTIIRTADAAGAAGVILVGETTDPFSLETVRATMGSVFAVPVTHSTVDEFLAWKKNAGVSVVATHLAGAVDYRTIDYKKKPVVLLMGNEQSGLPEALATQADALARIPQQGRADSLNLAVATAVMLFEARRHVLTLSEAR, encoded by the coding sequence ATGAACGACGATTTTCGCGACGCAGGCGCGCGCCGGGTCGGTCAGGTCAAGGAAGTGACCTCCCTTGCCAATCCCATCATCAAGGACATTAAGGCGCTGACCGACAAGAAGGCGCGCCAGGAAACCGGCACCTTCATGGCCGAAGGCCTGAAGCTGGTAATTGACGCCATCGAACTCGGCTGGACCATCCGCACGCTGGTCTACGCGAAGGCTGCCAAGGGCAAGCCGCTTGTCGACAAGATGGCAGCCCGCACGGTGGCCTCCGGCGGGCTCGTGCTTGAGGTCAACGAGAAGGTGCTGTCCAGCATCACCCGACGCGACAATCCGCAAATGGTCGTTGGCATCTTCGATCAGCGCTGGCGGGCACTGAAGGACATCCGGCCTAAGGCGGGCGAGACCTATGTGGCGCTCGACCGCGTCCGCGATCCCGGCAACCTCGGCACTATCATCAGGACAGCCGATGCTGCCGGCGCCGCCGGCGTTATCCTTGTCGGCGAGACCACCGACCCGTTCTCGCTGGAAACTGTCCGCGCGACCATGGGATCGGTGTTCGCCGTGCCCGTCACCCATTCGACGGTCGACGAGTTTCTCGCCTGGAAGAAGAATGCAGGCGTTTCCGTCGTCGCCACCCATCTGGCCGGCGCCGTCGACTACCGCACCATCGATTACAAGAAGAAGCCGGTCGTGTTGCTGATGGGCAACGAGCAGTCCGGCCTGCCGGAAGCTCTTGCCACCCAGGCGGACGCCTTGGCGCGGATTCCTCAACAGGGACGTGCCGATTCTCTCAACCTTGCGGTGGCGACAGCCGTGATGCTGTTTGAGGCCCGCCGACATGTCCTGACGCTCAGCGAGGCAAGATGA
- a CDS encoding integration host factor subunit beta — protein MIKSELVQIVAARNPHLYHRDVENIVNAVLDEITDALAGGNRVELRGFGAFSVKNRPSRSGRNPRTGDTVFVEEKWVPFFKTGKELRERLNPDSHDEDDDS, from the coding sequence GTGATCAAATCGGAATTGGTGCAGATCGTTGCGGCGCGAAATCCGCATCTTTATCACCGTGACGTCGAGAATATCGTCAATGCGGTCCTCGACGAGATCACGGATGCCCTGGCTGGCGGTAACCGGGTCGAGCTGCGCGGTTTCGGTGCTTTTTCGGTTAAAAACCGCCCTTCGCGCTCCGGTCGCAACCCGCGCACCGGCGATACTGTCTTCGTCGAGGAGAAATGGGTACCGTTCTTCAAGACAGGTAAAGAGCTCCGCGAGCGCCTCAATCCTGACAGCCATGACGAAGACGACGACAGCTGA
- the rpoN gene encoding RNA polymerase factor sigma-54, with protein sequence MALSANLFLRQSQSLVMTPQLMQSIQLLQMTHLELNQFIALEVEKNPLLEFSSNDGELGSGNSREPEEEARGVSEDGRSEDGPERNSGELASDWYESSNTGHAERLNDELDSNFSNVFPNDGQPQRLDAPELVSQWKSMPGNTEAAERYDLDDFVAGQISLRDHLNQQIPFALPASADRMLSEHLVDQLDDAGYFRGEVAETAARVGTACAEVERVLACLQTLDPPGVFARSLSECLAIQLRQKDRLDPAMAQLLQHLELLGRRDFATLKRLCGVDEEDLLDMMGEIRQLNPKPGSSFETGMSEAITPDIVVRGAQDGSWQVELNPDTLPRVLVNQSYFAKISKTGDDYSFLSECLQTANWLTRSLDQRAKTIMKVAKEIVRQQDAFLVNGVSQLRPLNLKTVADAIKMHESTVSRVTSNKYMLTPRGLFELKYFFTVSISAVEGGDSHSAEAVRHRIRQLIVQEAPDSVLSDDDIVDNLKKNGVELARRTVAKYREAMNIPSSVQRRREKRALARVAGF encoded by the coding sequence ATGGCCTTATCCGCCAATCTTTTCCTGCGCCAGAGCCAAAGCCTGGTCATGACGCCGCAGCTGATGCAATCAATTCAGCTGCTCCAGATGACACATCTGGAGCTCAACCAGTTCATCGCACTGGAAGTCGAAAAGAATCCGCTGCTCGAATTTTCATCGAATGACGGCGAATTGGGCAGCGGCAACAGCCGCGAGCCTGAAGAAGAGGCACGTGGCGTTTCTGAAGATGGCCGCAGTGAAGATGGCCCCGAGCGGAACTCTGGCGAGCTTGCAAGCGACTGGTACGAGAGCAGCAACACCGGCCATGCCGAGCGGCTGAACGACGAGCTCGACAGCAATTTCAGCAATGTCTTTCCCAACGACGGACAGCCGCAGCGCCTGGACGCGCCCGAGCTTGTCAGCCAGTGGAAATCGATGCCCGGCAACACCGAGGCCGCCGAACGCTACGATCTCGACGACTTCGTCGCTGGCCAGATTTCGCTCCGCGACCATCTCAACCAGCAGATACCTTTCGCTTTGCCAGCCAGCGCCGACCGGATGCTTTCCGAGCATCTGGTCGATCAACTGGACGATGCCGGCTATTTCCGCGGTGAAGTTGCCGAGACGGCTGCGCGTGTGGGAACCGCATGCGCGGAGGTTGAGCGCGTGCTTGCCTGCCTGCAGACCCTCGACCCGCCCGGCGTCTTTGCACGGTCGCTTTCGGAATGCCTGGCGATACAGCTTCGCCAGAAGGACCGGCTGGATCCGGCCATGGCTCAGCTCCTGCAGCATCTGGAGCTCCTCGGCCGCCGCGACTTTGCGACGCTGAAGCGGCTCTGCGGCGTGGACGAGGAAGATCTTCTCGACATGATGGGCGAGATCCGCCAGCTTAATCCGAAGCCTGGCAGCAGCTTCGAGACGGGCATGTCTGAAGCCATCACGCCCGACATCGTCGTCCGTGGGGCCCAGGACGGGAGCTGGCAGGTCGAGCTCAATCCCGACACCCTGCCGCGAGTGCTGGTCAACCAGTCCTACTTCGCCAAGATATCGAAGACCGGTGACGACTACTCCTTCCTGTCCGAATGCCTGCAGACGGCAAACTGGCTGACGCGCAGCCTCGACCAGCGCGCCAAGACGATCATGAAGGTCGCGAAAGAAATCGTCCGGCAGCAGGACGCATTTCTGGTGAATGGTGTCAGCCAGTTGCGGCCGCTCAACCTCAAGACTGTTGCAGACGCCATCAAGATGCACGAATCGACGGTGAGCCGCGTCACCTCCAACAAGTACATGCTGACACCGCGCGGGCTGTTCGAGCTGAAATATTTCTTCACCGTCTCGATCAGCGCCGTGGAAGGCGGCGACAGTCATTCTGCGGAGGCCGTGCGTCATCGCATCCGGCAGTTGATTGTCCAGGAGGCTCCCGACAGCGTACTGTCGGACGACGACATCGTCGACAACCTCAAGAAGAATGGCGTTGAGCTGGCACGGCGTACGGTGGCAAAATACCGGGAGGCGATGAACATCCCCTCCTCCGTTCAGCGTCGCCGCGAAAAGCGTGCACTGGCCAGGGTTGCGGGCTTTTAG
- the sppA gene encoding signal peptide peptidase SppA, protein MESSAIADRRQLRRKLSFWRIVAVLLLIGVGFAFYRFAGGELGAGRKPQIARVAIAGVIQDDKELLERLKTIEDDNQVKALIVSISSPGGTTYGGERIFKAIRAVAAKKPVVSDIRTMAASAGYLVAAAGDTIVAGDTSITGSIGVLLQYPQVKDLLDKLGVSMEAIKSSPMKAEPSPFHPPSDEAKAMINNMVMDSYGWFVDLVADRRKLPRDQVLKLADGSIFTGRQALANKLVDSLGGDDDIRAYLETRKVGKDLPVFDWDAPRRTSPFFLPGAAADIITLLGYGDFVKGDGAQKLLSEKLFLDGLLSVWQGDAH, encoded by the coding sequence ATGGAGAGTTCTGCAATTGCGGATCGTCGACAATTACGCCGCAAGTTAAGCTTCTGGCGCATTGTTGCAGTCCTCCTGCTGATTGGTGTCGGCTTTGCATTCTATCGTTTCGCCGGTGGCGAACTCGGTGCCGGCCGCAAGCCGCAGATCGCGCGCGTCGCAATTGCCGGTGTGATCCAGGATGACAAGGAACTGCTGGAGCGCCTGAAGACGATCGAGGACGACAACCAGGTCAAGGCGCTGATCGTATCGATTTCATCGCCGGGTGGGACCACTTATGGCGGTGAGCGCATCTTCAAGGCTATCCGCGCGGTGGCTGCCAAGAAGCCGGTCGTGTCCGATATCCGGACGATGGCCGCCTCGGCCGGCTACCTCGTCGCCGCTGCCGGAGATACCATCGTTGCCGGCGATACCTCGATCACCGGCTCGATCGGCGTGCTCCTCCAGTATCCGCAGGTCAAGGATCTGCTCGACAAACTCGGCGTCTCCATGGAGGCGATCAAGTCGTCACCGATGAAGGCCGAGCCTTCGCCATTTCATCCGCCGAGCGACGAAGCCAAGGCCATGATCAACAATATGGTGATGGACAGCTATGGCTGGTTCGTCGATCTCGTTGCGGATCGCCGTAAATTGCCGCGCGATCAGGTCCTGAAACTGGCCGATGGCAGCATCTTTACCGGCCGCCAGGCCTTGGCAAACAAGCTGGTAGACAGTCTCGGCGGCGACGATGACATCCGAGCCTACCTCGAAACGCGAAAGGTCGGCAAGGACCTGCCTGTCTTCGATTGGGATGCGCCACGTCGCACATCGCCATTCTTCCTGCCCGGCGCTGCGGCCGATATCATCACATTGCTCGGTTATGGCGATTTTGTTAAGGGTGATGGCGCGCAGAAGCTGTTGTCCGAGAAGTTGTTTCTTGACGGCCTGCTTTCTGTTTGGCAGGGTGATGCGCATTGA
- the hpf gene encoding ribosome hibernation-promoting factor, HPF/YfiA family, giving the protein MSVRVSGKHMEIGESFRQRIEDQIDMAVTKYFDGGYSGQVTVQKSSSRFAADCKLHLDSGVILHAAGEAMDPQLAFDAAQQRIEKRLRRYKRRLKDHHATNPADDAFGEVAYTVMDGMPDEDHEVAEDFAPAIIAESSKQLKTMSVASAVMALDMTDEPVLMFRSTGKELNIVYRRHDGNIGWIDAASIKG; this is encoded by the coding sequence ATGAGTGTGCGTGTATCCGGTAAACATATGGAAATCGGCGAATCCTTCCGGCAGCGGATTGAAGACCAGATCGACATGGCAGTCACCAAATACTTCGACGGAGGGTATTCGGGGCAGGTCACGGTGCAAAAGTCCAGCTCGCGCTTCGCGGCGGATTGCAAGCTTCATCTCGACAGCGGCGTCATCCTGCACGCGGCCGGCGAAGCGATGGATCCGCAATTGGCCTTCGATGCAGCACAGCAGCGGATCGAGAAGCGCCTGCGTCGCTACAAGCGCCGCTTGAAGGATCACCACGCCACCAATCCGGCGGACGATGCTTTTGGTGAAGTCGCTTATACCGTGATGGATGGCATGCCGGATGAAGACCATGAGGTCGCCGAGGATTTTGCGCCTGCAATCATCGCCGAGAGCTCGAAACAATTGAAGACGATGTCGGTTGCGTCTGCCGTTATGGCGCTCGACATGACTGACGAACCGGTGCTGATGTTTCGGAGCACGGGCAAGGAACTGAACATCGTCTATCGTCGTCATGACGGCAACATCGGCTGGATAGACGCAGCCAGCATCAAGGGCTGA
- the lspA gene encoding signal peptidase II: protein MTEVTSTAPQRHALFSRPLPILIFIVIAVVLDQAIKIAVDHYLPLQQAVPVIPMLDLYRTYNLGVAFSMLSGLDGWLIVGMRLIIVVFVLYLWRHAAKDRWLAHLGFALIISGALGNLVDRFLYGHVIDYILFHTETWSFAVFNLADSFITVGAGAVILDELLLPKKPKT from the coding sequence ATGACCGAAGTCACCTCCACCGCACCGCAGCGGCACGCACTGTTCTCTAGGCCGCTGCCGATCCTGATCTTCATCGTCATCGCCGTCGTACTCGACCAGGCGATCAAGATCGCCGTCGACCATTACCTGCCGCTGCAGCAGGCGGTCCCCGTCATTCCGATGCTGGATCTCTATCGCACCTACAATCTCGGCGTCGCCTTCTCCATGCTTTCGGGCCTGGACGGCTGGCTGATCGTCGGCATGCGGTTGATCATCGTGGTCTTCGTGCTCTATCTTTGGCGCCATGCCGCCAAAGATCGCTGGCTTGCCCATCTCGGTTTCGCACTGATCATCTCGGGCGCGCTTGGTAATCTGGTCGACCGTTTTCTCTATGGCCACGTCATCGACTACATCCTGTTCCACACCGAAACGTGGTCCTTCGCCGTCTTCAACCTGGCCGACAGTTTTATTACGGTTGGCGCCGGGGCAGTAATTCTCGATGAACTGCTGCTTCCGAAAAAGCCCAAAACCTAA
- a CDS encoding LptA/OstA family protein, whose product MTNDCRMHFSNSGLRQAALAGAIGIFALMTAVGASAQQSTTTKMTGLNLNKDQPIQIESDKLEIHDSESNAVFTGKVNVVQGTTTMKAGKMIVFYKKKPQPDANGKAAPVAETKKPAAGNSVVSGDTDIDHILVSEKVYLTSGTQTATADNGSFDMAAQLAVLKGDKVILTDGPNVFTGCMLTVHMDTGEAQLDSCGGRVQIQLDPKSKQPAAAKTN is encoded by the coding sequence ATGACAAACGATTGTCGCATGCACTTTTCCAACTCTGGTCTCCGTCAAGCCGCTCTGGCCGGCGCGATCGGCATTTTCGCTTTGATGACAGCGGTAGGCGCCAGCGCCCAGCAGTCGACCACTACCAAGATGACTGGCCTTAATCTCAACAAGGACCAACCGATCCAGATCGAAAGCGACAAGCTGGAAATCCATGATTCGGAAAGCAACGCCGTATTCACAGGCAAGGTCAACGTCGTCCAGGGTACGACGACGATGAAGGCCGGGAAGATGATCGTCTTCTACAAGAAGAAGCCGCAGCCGGATGCCAACGGCAAGGCAGCACCCGTTGCCGAAACGAAGAAGCCAGCTGCAGGCAACTCTGTCGTTTCCGGAGACACCGATATCGACCACATCCTGGTGTCCGAGAAGGTTTACCTGACCTCAGGCACCCAGACGGCTACTGCCGATAACGGTTCGTTCGACATGGCAGCCCAGCTCGCCGTCCTCAAGGGCGACAAGGTTATCCTGACCGACGGTCCCAATGTGTTCACGGGCTGCATGCTGACAGTTCACATGGACACCGGCGAAGCCCAGCTCGACAGCTGCGGCGGCCGCGTGCAGATCCAGCTCGATCCGAAGTCAAAGCAGCCAGCCGCTGCCAAGACGAACTGA
- a CDS encoding LPS export ABC transporter periplasmic protein LptC: MSNTAESTGPGRPATPELRAYDAAVVNSGRVRRLKILLPIAAVIISLIFVTVSVVRAYLPENISIQGASIEDGKIVMQRPAIAGRNADGINYSMLAEKALQDIKNPNMITLKNIKAAMPVSDGVAHVTALSGDFDRAADTMRLTEPFTVTLDNGLRAEFKGAFLDIKGGSLVTQQPVAIFKGLASIVAQSLKMTDKGNVIEFDGQVKMHIDASTIHNTGS, encoded by the coding sequence ATGTCAAACACTGCCGAATCAACCGGCCCGGGCCGCCCAGCGACACCCGAACTGCGCGCTTACGATGCCGCAGTGGTGAACTCCGGACGCGTCCGCCGCTTGAAAATTCTGCTGCCGATCGCAGCCGTCATCATCTCGCTGATTTTCGTCACCGTCTCGGTGGTGCGCGCCTACCTGCCGGAAAACATCTCGATCCAGGGCGCATCCATCGAGGACGGCAAGATCGTCATGCAGAGACCGGCAATCGCCGGGCGCAATGCCGACGGTATCAATTACTCGATGCTTGCCGAAAAAGCGCTGCAGGACATCAAGAACCCGAACATGATAACGCTGAAGAACATCAAGGCAGCCATGCCGGTTAGTGACGGCGTCGCCCATGTCACCGCCCTTAGTGGAGACTTCGACCGAGCTGCAGATACCATGAGGCTGACGGAGCCCTTTACCGTGACGCTCGACAACGGCCTACGTGCGGAATTCAAAGGCGCCTTCCTCGATATCAAAGGTGGATCGCTCGTTACGCAACAGCCCGTCGCAATCTTCAAAGGCCTCGCGTCAATTGTTGCACAGTCGCTCAAGATGACGGATAAGGGAAATGTAATCGAATTCGACGGACAGGTGAAAATGCACATCGATGCTTCCACCATCCACAATACGGGCAGCTAA
- the ptsN gene encoding PTS IIA-like nitrogen regulatory protein PtsN: MALADLLQQDAIIPALKANSKKQLLQEMAAKAAKLTGLSERDIFEVILQRERLGSTGVGNGIAIPHGKLPSVKTITGVFARLDSAVDFEALDDQPVDLVFLLLAPEGAGADHLKALSRIARVLRDQDLVAKLRATESASAIYAFLNEEQASNAA, encoded by the coding sequence ATGGCTTTGGCAGATTTGCTGCAGCAAGATGCGATCATCCCTGCCTTGAAGGCAAATTCCAAGAAACAGTTGCTTCAGGAAATGGCGGCCAAGGCCGCCAAACTGACGGGACTGTCGGAACGGGATATCTTCGAAGTAATCTTGCAGCGTGAACGTCTCGGTTCAACGGGCGTGGGCAATGGCATTGCCATTCCGCACGGCAAGCTGCCAAGCGTCAAGACCATCACCGGCGTCTTCGCGCGGCTGGATTCAGCCGTCGACTTCGAAGCGCTGGACGACCAGCCGGTCGATCTCGTCTTCCTGCTGCTTGCACCCGAGGGTGCCGGCGCCGATCACCTGAAGGCGCTTTCGCGCATCGCCCGCGTGCTGCGAGACCAGGATCTCGTCGCCAAGCTCAGGGCCACCGAATCAGCCTCGGCGATCTACGCGTTCCTCAACGAGGAACAGGCCTCTAACGCGGCGTGA
- the grpE gene encoding nucleotide exchange factor GrpE yields MIVDTTNDTHDATPNENLEEFAPDVDDAAEAAPSEPDPVEVLKTENAELRDRYLRLAAEMDNLRRRTEREVKDAKSYSVAGFARDMLAVSDNLRRAIDAIPADVRENADAGLSTLIEGVEMTERSMLSTLERHGVRKLEPVGQKFDPNFHQAMFEIPNTEVPNNTVVQVVQDGYSIGERILRPAMVGVAKGGPKAVDVEVGANSPFDEKDA; encoded by the coding sequence ATGATCGTCGACACGACCAATGATACACACGACGCAACGCCCAACGAGAACCTCGAAGAGTTCGCGCCAGATGTGGACGATGCTGCCGAGGCAGCGCCGTCGGAGCCGGATCCCGTCGAGGTCCTGAAGACCGAAAATGCCGAGCTTCGCGACCGCTATTTGCGGCTTGCTGCGGAGATGGACAACTTGCGTCGTCGCACCGAGCGGGAAGTCAAGGATGCCAAGTCCTATTCCGTCGCCGGCTTTGCGCGCGATATGCTGGCCGTATCGGACAACTTGCGCCGAGCTATCGATGCAATCCCGGCTGACGTCCGCGAAAATGCCGATGCGGGCCTGTCGACGCTGATCGAAGGCGTCGAGATGACCGAACGCTCTATGCTGTCCACCCTGGAGCGCCATGGCGTCCGCAAGCTCGAGCCGGTCGGCCAGAAGTTCGATCCGAATTTCCATCAGGCAATGTTTGAGATCCCCAACACGGAAGTTCCGAACAACACTGTCGTGCAGGTCGTACAGGATGGCTACAGCATCGGCGAACGCATCTTGCGTCCGGCAATGGTAGGCGTCGCCAAGGGCGGCCCTAAGGCCGTAGATGTGGAAGTCGGCGCCAACAGCCCGTTCGACGAAAAAGACGCCTGA
- a CDS encoding LapA family protein, with protein MAKKIVNLLVLLPIGIILIIFCVANRELVTMAFNPFRPEDQVLSLSAPLFVFLFVTLILGMVIGSAATWFTQGRYRKRARTEAREAVRWQAEADRHRNRAEQIAGHLPAK; from the coding sequence ATGGCAAAGAAGATCGTCAACCTGCTTGTGCTGCTGCCCATCGGCATCATCCTCATCATCTTCTGCGTCGCCAACCGGGAGCTTGTGACGATGGCGTTCAATCCGTTCCGCCCCGAAGATCAAGTCCTGTCTCTCAGCGCACCGTTGTTCGTGTTCCTTTTCGTGACGCTGATCCTCGGCATGGTTATTGGGTCGGCTGCGACTTGGTTCACGCAGGGGCGGTACCGTAAGCGTGCCCGCACGGAAGCCCGCGAGGCTGTCCGCTGGCAGGCCGAGGCCGACCGTCATCGCAATCGCGCCGAACAGATCGCCGGCCATCTGCCGGCAAAGTGA
- a CDS encoding class I SAM-dependent rRNA methyltransferase — MVKQKERRPGQRSSAGPGGKAPRADAPSGRAKPYAKPARDTRPVRDERPREATPRAEAARSERIAETQGGPAAAERPLLVRSGERPPERVPIILESSGAGDFHLIDMGNGLKLEQYGPYRIVRPEAQALWPPTLPASVWENADAIFTGDTEEDGMGRWRFPRAALGETWPLQLLDVDFHGRFTSFRHVGVFPEQIVHWEWMKQKIEASKRPLKVLNLFGYTGVASLVAARAGAEVTHVDASKKAIGWGRDNQALGHMEKLPIRWICEDAMKFILREERRGNTYDIILTDPPKFGRGPNGEVWHLFEHLPMMLDICRQILSPDALGLVLTAYSIRASFYSIHELMRETMRGATGVVESGELVIRETGLDGKQPGRALSTSLFSRWVPQ, encoded by the coding sequence ATGGTGAAACAAAAGGAACGCCGGCCGGGACAAAGGTCGAGCGCTGGCCCGGGTGGCAAAGCCCCGCGCGCGGACGCCCCGAGCGGCCGCGCCAAGCCCTATGCCAAACCTGCGCGCGACACGAGGCCGGTGCGCGACGAGCGTCCCCGCGAGGCGACACCCCGTGCGGAAGCCGCGCGCAGTGAGCGCATTGCCGAAACCCAAGGTGGACCCGCCGCTGCCGAGCGTCCCTTGCTGGTGCGCAGCGGCGAGCGACCGCCAGAACGCGTGCCGATCATCCTCGAATCCTCTGGCGCTGGAGATTTTCATCTCATCGACATGGGCAATGGGCTGAAGCTCGAGCAATACGGCCCCTACCGGATTGTTCGCCCCGAAGCTCAGGCCCTATGGCCGCCGACTTTGCCTGCTTCGGTCTGGGAGAATGCCGATGCCATCTTTACCGGTGATACGGAAGAAGACGGCATGGGACGCTGGCGCTTTCCCCGCGCAGCGCTCGGCGAAACATGGCCGCTGCAACTGCTCGACGTCGATTTCCATGGCCGCTTCACATCGTTCCGCCATGTCGGAGTCTTCCCCGAGCAGATCGTTCACTGGGAATGGATGAAACAGAAGATCGAGGCTTCGAAACGGCCGCTGAAGGTGCTGAACCTTTTCGGCTACACCGGCGTTGCCTCGCTGGTGGCAGCCCGGGCCGGTGCCGAGGTCACCCATGTCGATGCCTCCAAGAAGGCGATCGGCTGGGGTCGCGATAACCAGGCTCTTGGTCATATGGAGAAGCTGCCGATCCGGTGGATCTGCGAGGATGCCATGAAGTTCATCCTGCGCGAGGAACGGCGCGGCAATACCTACGATATCATCCTGACCGATCCACCAAAATTTGGCCGCGGCCCGAACGGCGAAGTCTGGCACCTGTTCGAGCATCTGCCGATGATGCTGGATATCTGCCGGCAAATCCTGTCGCCCGACGCCCTCGGCCTCGTGCTGACCGCCTACTCGATCCGCGCCAGCTTCTACTCGATTCATGAACTGATGCGCGAAACCATGCGCGGTGCCACTGGTGTCGTCGAATCCGGCGAACTAGTCATCCGCGAGACCGGCCTCGACGGCAAGCAGCCGGGCAGGGCACTGTCCACTTCTCTTTTCAGCCGCTGGGTGCCGCAATGA
- a CDS encoding SRPBCC family protein, which yields MDMTGEVRITASRDAVWAALNDPEIIKQCIPRCESFERVSPTEFVALIKFRIGPLSASFHGDVKLSNINAPDSYTIEGEGRGGIAGFAKGGADVVLEADGAETILHYTARGEIGGRIANMGSRLIDSSAKKLAQQFFDDFNAAINGKIEA from the coding sequence ATGGACATGACCGGCGAAGTGCGAATTACCGCATCACGAGATGCCGTGTGGGCCGCGCTCAACGACCCAGAGATCATCAAGCAATGCATTCCACGCTGTGAAAGCTTCGAGCGGGTGTCGCCGACGGAGTTTGTCGCCCTGATCAAATTCCGCATCGGCCCGCTGTCCGCCTCGTTTCATGGGGATGTTAAGCTCTCCAACATCAATGCACCTGACAGCTACACCATCGAGGGCGAAGGCAGGGGCGGTATCGCCGGCTTTGCCAAGGGTGGCGCTGACGTGGTGCTCGAGGCAGACGGCGCAGAGACGATCCTGCACTATACAGCGCGCGGCGAGATCGGCGGGCGGATCGCCAATATGGGCTCGCGACTGATCGATTCCAGCGCCAAGAAGCTGGCCCAGCAGTTCTTCGATGACTTCAACGCTGCAATCAATGGCAAGATCGAAGCTTAA